In Amycolatopsis methanolica 239, a single genomic region encodes these proteins:
- a CDS encoding AraC family transcriptional regulator, producing the protein MLDEIRDLIAAHARPDLRTPVDGLLLSRVDTTEPEHSLTEPLLVLMAQGEKRLLLGDRVFEYRAGQFLLVTAALPVTGRFLEAPSLGAGLVLRPSAIAPLLLEAPAPRTPAGPAIATGDADADLLDAVTRLLRLLDRPADVPVLAPLIEREILWRLLTGPCGATLRQIGLADSSLSLVGRAIGRIRENYAETMRIAELARLCGLSASAFHRHFRAVTAMSPLQFQKRIRLQEARSLLLARPDDVAGVGHLVGYDSPSQFSREYRRLLGAPPGRDAARLRAAAPALP; encoded by the coding sequence GTGCTCGACGAGATCCGCGACCTCATCGCGGCCCACGCCCGCCCCGACCTGCGGACGCCGGTCGACGGCCTGTTGCTGTCCCGGGTGGACACCACCGAGCCGGAGCACTCGCTCACCGAACCGCTGCTGGTGCTGATGGCCCAGGGCGAAAAACGGCTGCTGCTGGGCGACCGGGTGTTCGAGTACCGGGCAGGCCAGTTCCTCCTGGTCACCGCCGCGCTGCCGGTCACCGGCCGCTTCCTGGAGGCGCCGTCGCTGGGCGCCGGGCTGGTGCTGCGGCCGTCCGCGATCGCGCCGCTGCTGCTGGAGGCGCCCGCCCCGCGCACCCCGGCCGGGCCCGCCATCGCCACCGGGGACGCCGACGCCGACCTGCTCGACGCCGTGACCCGGCTGCTGCGGCTGCTCGACCGGCCCGCCGACGTGCCCGTGCTCGCCCCGCTGATCGAGCGGGAGATCCTCTGGCGGCTGCTCACCGGCCCGTGCGGGGCGACGCTGCGTCAGATCGGCCTCGCCGACAGCAGCCTGAGCCTGGTCGGCCGCGCGATCGGCCGGATCAGGGAAAACTACGCCGAGACGATGCGGATCGCGGAGCTCGCTCGGCTGTGCGGGCTGAGCGCCTCGGCGTTCCACCGGCACTTCCGCGCGGTCACCGCGATGAGCCCGCTGCAGTTCCAGAAACGGATCCGGCTGCAGGAGGCGCGGTCACTGCTGCTGGCCCGGCCGGACGACGTCGCCGGCGTCGGGCACCTCGTCGGCTACGACAGCCCGTCGCAGTTCAGCCGGGAGTACCGCCGCCTGCTCGGCGCGCCACCCGGCCGGGACGCGGCGCGCCTGCGGGCCGCGGCGCCCGCCTTGCCGTGA